DNA sequence from the Malus sylvestris chromosome 10, drMalSylv7.2, whole genome shotgun sequence genome:
CGCATCAGCTGGTTCCGGCTATGATGATTTGACCGCCAACATTTCGGTAACTGACTATGGAATACTTTTTAACGAGAAATTTTAGTGTGACGGTCACATAATCACAAGTGAAAACTAATGtatatcaattttctttttgttgattAAACAGAGTGTATTGTCTCTTCCCAGACAGCTGAAGTATTTTTTGCATTACAAAGTCAAGCTGATAAAATTGGTAGGTCAGAAGAAGGCTGAGGATATTATTAGAACTGCTGTACTCATATTGAGTATGGGCACAAATGACTTTGTCCAAAATTACTACTTGGACCCAACTCGACCCAAGCAGTTCAGTGTTGAAGAGTACCAAAATTACTTAGTCTCTTGCATGGCCAATGGCATTCAGGTCCTCTTCTTTAATCTCCTAATCTTTGGCCCTAACTAAAATGTTTGAATCCATAAAATCCCTACGAAATGGTTTCGACACACCTGTTTTCTCCTTCTGCATACATTTCTTTTTATCTTGGCCTTTGAATTCAATCAATCAAGGTAAAGTAAAGTAAGAGACACAAAGAGAAGTgtgcaaaaagagaaaaattgcATACACATATCTGTAATCTGTATTGTTAAACATTTTTTAGGTTTATTTTTGGTGCAGCAAATGGAAAGGATAGGAGCGACAAGATTGGTTGTGGTTGGGGTTCCACCATTGGGGTGCATGCCACTAGTGAAAACGCTAATGGACGTGACAGCTTGTGCTGAAAATTACAACAAAGTGGCATTCTCGTTGAGTTCCAGGATACAAAAGAAATTGGAGGCCATAACCAAAACATCCAGAATGAaaattggttttgttgatgCTTATGGTATTATGCAAAATGCCATAAATAACCCAAAATTATATGGTCAGTCAATTTTTCTGCTTACTATTTAttcataaatttattaaaaataagtAATTCGTATCTGATTTGACACTATATAATGGAGACAAGTCCAAATTCTGTGTTATAActaaaagaaactaaaaagttttgtgaaaactggCAGATTTGGCTGAAACTTCAAAAGGATGCTGCGGGACTGGAGCCATAGAATTAGGAGATTCATGCAGGGGACTAGAAACATGCACTGACCCAGCAAAGTACGTATTTTGGGATGCGGTTCATCCAACTgaaaaaatgtacaaaatcATTGCTGACAAGGCTGTCGAAACTCTTTCCGAAACACTCTTTGTATAAGAGAATTTGGATCGGGGTACACAGTGATATATGTACAAGAAATCGGTTGGTGATTCTTAAATTGTATCGATTGTTGTCAAAAGAATTTAAGTACCATTTGAAGGTTCAACTAATTTGTGTTACACGTGAGTAATTGTAATAATCATTTCCTGGTCCAACATAACGCAATTTTTTCACAATATAACTGTGACACGTATGcttgcattttattttgcacACTTGGGTTATACGATCTTCATGAAC
Encoded proteins:
- the LOC126584732 gene encoding GDSL esterase/lipase At5g45950, translating into MHSKMVAMGVLIVTLGLLLPLLSGAVDIGRVREVAARNNVTCVLVFGDSSVDPGNNNVLPTFLKGNFLPYGKDFFNGRPTGRFSNGRLATDFIADALGHTKIIPAFLDPNLKLQDLPHGVSFASAGSGYDDLTANISSVLSLPRQLKYFLHYKVKLIKLVGQKKAEDIIRTAVLILSMGTNDFVQNYYLDPTRPKQFSVEEYQNYLVSCMANGIQQMERIGATRLVVVGVPPLGCMPLVKTLMDVTACAENYNKVAFSLSSRIQKKLEAITKTSRMKIGFVDAYGIMQNAINNPKLYDLAETSKGCCGTGAIELGDSCRGLETCTDPAKYVFWDAVHPTEKMYKIIADKAVETLSETLFV